In Onthophagus taurus isolate NC chromosome 6, IU_Otau_3.0, whole genome shotgun sequence, a genomic segment contains:
- the LOC139430181 gene encoding uncharacterized protein, with product MYILDVKQTLNPVYHPEANPEERQNRDLKPQLAILLLVGNDHTTWDERLPQIRFAMNTATCSTTKYSAAYLTFGRELRTLDDLRHDAREVLETDNFIPQMTPYLKRFVSRLVDVAENVQKEQGRRKQYADIHRRPAPDNQPGQLVLIRSHELSKGSKGFTSKLAPKRDGPYAIRKVISATTYEIEEPKTNRIIGKFHASELTPFVGAPVPPTLPRRKRGRPPKVLNHNGGPNHGSEGESVA from the coding sequence ATGTATATACTAGATGTCAAGCAGACTTTGAATCCTGTGTATCATCCTGAAGCAAACCCAGAAGAAAGACAAAACCGTGATTTAAAACCACAATTGGCTATCTTATTGTTAGTGGGAAATGATCACACAACATGGGATGAGAGACTCCCACAGATTCGATTTGCGATGAATACAGCAACATGTTCCACAACAAAATATTCTGCAGCCTATTTGACGTTTGGACGAGAATTGCGGACTTTAGATGATCTCAGACATGATGCTAGAGAGGTATTGGAGACCGATAATTTCATTCCGCAGATGACTCCATATTTGAAACGATTCGTATCCAGACTGGTAGATGTTGCGGAAAATGTACAAAAGGAACAGGGACGTCGAAAACAATACGCAGATATACACAGACGTCCTGCTCCAGACAATCAACCTGGACAATTGGTTTTAATACGATCTCATGAATTGAGTAAAGGGTCGAAAGGGTTCACTAGCAAATTAGCGCCGAAACGAGATGGACCATACGCAATAAGAAAAGTGATTTCCGCAACAACTTATGAAATAGAAGAACCTAAAACAAACAGAATAATTGGAAAATTTCATGCATCGGAATTGACTCCTTTCGTTGGAGCACCTGTGCCACCAACTTTACCGAGGAGGAAGAGAGGCCGTCCACCTAAGGTGCTGAACCATAATGGAGGACCAAATCATGGTTCAGAGGGGGAGAGTGTAGCGTGA
- the LOC111414596 gene encoding uncharacterized protein yields the protein MSKQGVRVNKWTPSYPVVPKDNIISSQSKANNEKGFIPSYESIGKPQMNFLMSEEYRRLWFKERGVYEKEVYTKKAMMKEESKIKRRFVQKCLIPKKREREMPIIHLKRFENIRRRIDDHRKKDEHNNAQHTEENKDHPKDAK from the exons ATGAGTAAACAAGGCGTACGTGTTAACAAATGGACCCCCTCTTATCCTGTAGTACCCAAAGATAACATCATATCATCACAGTCAAAAGCTAATAATGAAAAAGGTTTTATTCCCAGCTATGAAAGc ATTGGTAAACCACAAATGAATTTTCTTATGAGTGAGGAATACAGACGTTTGTGGTTTAAAGAACGGGGTGTTTACGAAAAAGAAGTTTACACAAAGAAAGCAATGATGAAAGaggaatcaaaaattaaaagacgaTTTGTTCAGAAATGCCTAATTCCAAAGAAACGGGAAAGGGAAATGCCAATTATACATTTAAaaag atTTGAAAATATTCGTCGAAGAATTGACGATCATCGAAAGAAAGACGAACATAATAATGCGCAACatacagaagaaaataaagatcaTCCAAAGGACGCTAAATAA